One stretch of Candidatus Sulfotelmatobacter sp. DNA includes these proteins:
- a CDS encoding Lrp/AsnC family transcriptional regulator has product MTAKPESIDARPGRMPAGHPELDRIDLRLLEALQRNARSTYAELGALVGLKPPAVHDRVKRLEQRGFVIGYAAQLDARRVGYDLTAFVSAYCAPDLDYDAFTLAVQTFPEILEIHSVAGDETFLLKVVTRSTVHLDDFLTRLKRIRGVARTRTTIVLTTPFERGGLPVEALG; this is encoded by the coding sequence ATGACCGCCAAGCCCGAATCGATCGACGCTCGACCGGGTCGGATGCCCGCTGGACATCCGGAGCTCGACCGTATCGACCTGCGCTTGCTCGAAGCGTTGCAGCGCAACGCCCGTTCGACGTATGCCGAGCTCGGCGCCCTGGTCGGCCTCAAGCCGCCGGCCGTGCACGACCGCGTCAAGCGGCTCGAGCAGCGCGGCTTCGTCATCGGCTACGCCGCGCAGCTCGACGCGCGCCGCGTCGGGTACGACCTGACCGCGTTCGTGAGCGCCTACTGCGCGCCCGACCTCGACTACGACGCGTTCACGTTGGCCGTCCAGACGTTCCCCGAGATCCTCGAGATCCACAGCGTCGCCGGCGACGAGACCTTCTTGCTCAAGGTGGTCACGCGCTCGACCGTCCACCTCGACGACTTCCTCACCCGGCTCAAGCGCATTCGCGGCGTCGCGCGTACGCGCACGACGATCGTCCTGACGACCCCGTTCGAACGCGGCGGGCTTCCGGTCGAAGCGCTCGGATGA